ACAGCCACATGTCGCGGGCTTTCTCCGTCGCGGCAATGTACTCATAATGCCGGTCGAGGATGGAATGCTGGTCGAGGAAGGCATTGGCCGCCGCCGAGACCCGCACGCAGCCCTTGGAGTCCGGTCCGCCCAGACGGGGTTCGCCCTGGTCGGGGTCGGTTGCATGCATTAAAAGGCGCATCTGGCTGTCGTAGACCCCTTGGCGAAACTGGCGCGGGGCCTGCTGGTAACCGAAATCCCAGACCCGGCTGCCGCGTGCGCCAAGGCCGCGCCAGCCTTTGCTGTTTTTGGTCCCTTCGGCCCGATAGCCCCAGTTCTCTGGCAGGTGTTCAAAGACGCCGACCGGGGTAATAAACGAGTCTTCCCCGGGGCGCAGCTTGCCCGAGGAAATAAAGTCGGCTCCGAGCAGGACGACATGTTGTCCGGCGGCGTCGAAAAAGGCCAGGAGAATCAGCTGGGTCGAGGGGTTCCGGTCGGCGTAGA
This window of the Desulfovibrio sp. TomC genome carries:
- a CDS encoding L,D-transpeptidase — protein: KTSQEPAGNAAPAAAPGFAASETARVADPALRQELSQVSREFAATVTAKTMARFGSKAGKRRLDLLHAPSQSYRDVVRADALDRLRAAGADLSVSQYFVYADRNPSTQLILLAFFDAAGQHVVLLGADFISSGKLRPGEDSFITPVGVFEHLPENWGYRAEGTKNSKGWRGLGARGSRVWDFGYQQAPRQFRQGVYDSQMRLLMHATDPDQGEPRLGGPDSKGCVRVSAAANAFLDQHSILDRHYEYIAATEKARDMWLLRPDRRPVSLPGSYLVVGDSAMGNASR